The sequence TCGCTGAAGCCGGTGGCGCGGTTGAGTACGGTGTCCGCCTGGCGCTTGCCCAGGGCCTCCTCGAGGATCTCCAGGGCCGAGTTCTCGCCGCCGAATTCCACGCCCGAGGAACGGCGACGCAGGTCGATGAACTCCTCGAGGGCCTCGGCCTTGTCATCGGTCCCGATGAGGCTGACTTCGGAGATCTCCGCGGTGATCTTCTCGAGCAGATCCTCGGGCAAGCGCTTGATGACCTGGCCGGCGACCTTCGGCCCCAGCGAGATCATCAGGATCGCCACCTTGCGCAACGTAGCATTCTCAGCCAAGGCTCAAGCTCCATGTCTCATTTGGAAGACGCCATGCTCTCGGATTCGCCCACCCAGGCCTGCACCAGGTCCGCGATATCCTGCGGGTTTGCCCCGGCGAATTCGCGCACCTCTTTGAGCTTGTTCTCCAGGGTCACCACCGATTTGTCGGTTTCCAGGATGTCGGTCTTCTCGGCCTCCGCGCTCGGCGCCTGCGCACCCTGCGGCACGTAGACCTGTCCCATCATGCGCCCCAGGGCATTCTTCAGACGGAATGCCATGAACACGACGAGCCCGAACAGCAGGAACTTGCCGATGGTCTGCGGCAGCGACTGGAGCAGGGGGGCGGCCATCAGTCCGGTCTCCTGAGGCACGGCCACGGGATCCTGGAAGCGCATGTTGACGACCTCGATGCGGTCGCCACGGGCGGTGTCGAGCCCCACGGTCGTCTGCACGATGCGCTCGATCTGCTGCAGTTCCTCCGCGGGCAGGGGCGTGTAGACGGCCGCGCCGCCCTGCTCGGCCGGTTCGTAGCGGCCGTCCACGAAGACGGCCACGGACATCGTCTTGACGCCGCCGATCTCGCCGACCACCGTCTCCATCGTCTCGTTGATCTCGTAGTTCGTGGTCGACTGCTCGTTGCTGCCGCCCTCGCCCTCGGTGCTCTCGTTGCGTTCCTCGCTGCGGACGACCGTCTGCGCGGGGTCGAAGATCTTGCGCTGCTGCTCGAGCCGCTCGAAGTTTAGCGTGGCGTCCACGCGCACTATGGATCGGTTCTGGCCCAGGACATGCGCGAGCATGCCCTGGGCCTTGTCGGCCAGGTAGGCATCGACTTCCTTCTTCAAGGCCAGCTGGCCCTCGGACCTGGCGGCGCCCTCGTTGTCGAAGTTCTCGGACAGCACGACACCGTACTGGTCGTGCACCGAGACGTTCGGGATCTCGAGGCCCTCGACGCTGCCGGCCACCAGGCTCTGCACGCCCCGGATCTGATGCGCTGAGAGCGCGCTGCCGCTTCCCAGCGTGAGTACCACCGAGGCCGTGGCGGGAGACTGCATCTTCTTGAAGATGGACGGCTTGGGCATGACCAGATGCACGCGCGCCGCCCGGATGCCGTTGATGGACTCGATGGTCTTGGTCAGCTCGCCCTCCAGCG comes from bacterium and encodes:
- the fliF gene encoding flagellar M-ring protein FliF translates to MRQLLENLKTITGRFTFNQKILMVVILGAAVLSVAIFSVWLRNEEKTVLFTNLSPEDASMAIAELNKQNVEAELTNGGTTIMVPEGVVHRLRVDLTAKGIPSSGTVGWGIFDGKQYGMTEFVQNVNFKRALEGELTKTIESINGIRAARVHLVMPKPSIFKKMQSPATASVVLTLGSGSALSAHQIRGVQSLVAGSVEGLEIPNVSVHDQYGVVLSENFDNEGAARSEGQLALKKEVDAYLADKAQGMLAHVLGQNRSIVRVDATLNFERLEQQRKIFDPAQTVVRSEERNESTEGEGGSNEQSTTNYEINETMETVVGEIGGVKTMSVAVFVDGRYEPAEQGGAAVYTPLPAEELQQIERIVQTTVGLDTARGDRIEVVNMRFQDPVAVPQETGLMAAPLLQSLPQTIGKFLLFGLVVFMAFRLKNALGRMMGQVYVPQGAQAPSAEAEKTDILETDKSVVTLENKLKEVREFAGANPQDIADLVQAWVGESESMASSK